In Sporosarcina psychrophila, a genomic segment contains:
- a CDS encoding carbohydrate ABC transporter permease has translation MKKSKYLKRNRDPYHGIKVTLGIIIAILFVAPIIWMIFVSIKPDGFTTTQPLAWFLPPFTFSNYTNLLFDSLILRWTLNSFVIALITTILTLIITSLAAFALSQMQFRFKKTIFIFFLIGLMIPGEATIIPLYEIVKSLNLLDSYPGLILPMIASPLGVIILKSFFDGVPKEVIESAIIDGCSKFKLYYKIVLPLAKPALAAIGIFTFIGSWNNFLWPFLSVLSESLYTLPIGIPLFNSAYTTAYVLPMAANAIASIPVIIIFLIFEKQIVQGISFSGIKG, from the coding sequence ATGAAAAAATCTAAATACTTAAAACGAAATCGTGATCCATATCATGGTATTAAAGTAACTTTAGGCATAATTATTGCAATTTTATTTGTGGCGCCAATCATCTGGATGATATTTGTTTCGATAAAGCCAGATGGTTTTACAACTACACAACCGCTAGCCTGGTTTTTACCACCATTTACTTTTTCAAACTACACAAATTTATTATTTGATAGTCTTATTTTACGATGGACGCTTAACAGTTTTGTTATTGCATTAATCACAACAATCTTAACGTTAATAATAACATCCCTAGCCGCATTTGCTTTATCACAAATGCAATTTCGATTTAAGAAGACCATTTTTATCTTCTTCTTAATAGGTCTAATGATCCCCGGTGAAGCAACAATTATACCGCTTTATGAAATTGTGAAAAGTTTAAATTTATTAGATAGTTATCCGGGTCTCATTTTGCCAATGATTGCTTCACCACTTGGCGTCATTATATTAAAGAGCTTTTTTGATGGCGTACCAAAAGAAGTAATTGAAAGTGCAATAATAGATGGTTGCTCGAAATTTAAACTTTATTACAAAATTGTTTTACCATTAGCTAAACCGGCATTGGCTGCTATAGGTATATTCACATTTATTGGATCATGGAATAACTTCTTATGGCCATTTTTATCAGTACTATCTGAATCTTTATATACACTGCCAATCGGAATTCCATTGTTCAATTCCGCTTATACAACAGCATACGTACTTCCAATGGCTGCTAATGCTATTGCTTCAATTCCAGTGATAATTATATTTTTGATATTTGAAAAACAAATAGTACAAGGAATAAGCTTTAGTGGAATTAAAGGTTAA
- a CDS encoding IS3 family transposase — MRRPEPKNKLTEEERQDVIKTVKKEEFVDLPPSQIVPKLADDSIYIASESTFYRILREEKMQQHRGRSKRPEMKLPESYLATAPNQVWTWDITWLKGPVKGLYFKLYLIIDLFSRKIVGWKVWEIEDAAHAEVLIKKTIISEKIYGAPLVLHSDNGSPMKAATFQVLLEKLGIQSSYSRPRVSNDNPYSEAVFRTLKYRPECPYDGFESIEDARSWTARFVHWHTHEHQHSAINFVTPDQRHTGAHIEILKKRHEVYQLAKKHPERWSKSTRNWSPHESVALNPMKEKLRTDSIK, encoded by the coding sequence GTGCGACGTCCTGAACCCAAAAATAAGCTAACAGAAGAGGAAAGACAAGATGTCATCAAGACTGTCAAAAAAGAAGAGTTTGTCGATTTACCTCCTTCACAGATTGTGCCAAAACTAGCAGATGATTCGATTTATATCGCCTCAGAATCAACGTTTTATCGGATATTACGGGAAGAGAAAATGCAACAGCACCGCGGACGAAGTAAAAGACCAGAGATGAAATTACCCGAAAGTTATTTAGCAACGGCCCCTAATCAGGTATGGACTTGGGATATTACTTGGTTGAAAGGACCTGTTAAAGGTCTATATTTCAAACTTTACTTGATCATTGATTTGTTTAGCCGAAAGATTGTTGGTTGGAAAGTTTGGGAAATAGAAGATGCCGCTCACGCTGAAGTATTAATTAAAAAAACAATTATAAGTGAAAAAATATACGGGGCTCCCCTTGTCTTACACTCCGATAACGGAAGCCCAATGAAAGCAGCAACATTTCAAGTGTTACTTGAAAAACTAGGTATCCAGAGCTCTTATTCAAGACCACGGGTGAGTAACGATAATCCATATTCAGAGGCTGTCTTTCGGACACTTAAATATCGACCAGAGTGCCCGTATGATGGATTCGAATCAATTGAGGATGCGCGGTCATGGACCGCAAGGTTCGTTCATTGGCACACGCATGAACATCAACATAGCGCAATAAATTTCGTTACTCCAGATCAACGGCACACAGGTGCCCATATTGAGATACTTAAAAAAAGGCATGAAGTCTATCAACTGGCAAAAAAACATCCAGAACGCTGGTCAAAATCAACTAGAAACTGGAGTCCACATGAATCAGTAGCCTTGAATCCGATGAAAGAAAAGTTGCGGACCGATTCGATTAAATAA
- a CDS encoding transposase, whose product MSSEKRNRYTKELKDAVLVRMMPPNNESVKSISMDTGISEQSLYKWRKKARIDGNPTPGNGQISERWSSEDKFLVVLETYAMNEINLAEYCRKKGL is encoded by the coding sequence ATGAGTAGTGAGAAAAGGAATAGATATACCAAAGAACTGAAGGACGCTGTCCTTGTAAGAATGATGCCACCTAATAACGAATCTGTTAAGAGTATTAGTATGGATACCGGTATTTCGGAACAATCCCTTTATAAATGGAGAAAAAAAGCGCGTATTGATGGAAACCCAACGCCTGGAAATGGACAGATTTCAGAACGCTGGAGTAGTGAAGATAAGTTTTTGGTAGTACTGGAAACCTACGCAATGAATGAAATAAATCTTGCAGAATACTGCCGTAAAAAAGGTTTATAA
- a CDS encoding glycoside hydrolase family 2 protein, which produces MTKKIMPRNEYPRPHFERKDWLNLNGEWNFSFDEENIGEREQWYNVTNFEQKIIVPFTYETEASGIEKEEFCPNIWYQKFVIVPKEYESKKVVLHFQAADYITKLWVNGKFVGEHKGGQIAFSFDITNYLTENNELNIIIKNEDSFSCYQPRGKQRWKDENFGCWYVQTTGIWQTVWLEYLNEENLESVKTTPNIDTDSVEFEFKFSDDINLNSNLILKTSISFNNHPIKEFSLGIDCTRHTLDLNIASEVFHWKVMQWSPKEPNLYDVEFTLYKENHIVDQVHSYFGMRKISIENGNVLLNNVPLYQRLLLDQGYWKESHLTPPSEEAIIEDIDKTLEMGFNGVRKHMKVEDQRFLYWADKKGLLVWSEMAATYDFSDEAVQNFTEEWMEVVKQQYNHPSIITWTPFNESWGIRNVYTDVKQQKFTEAIYYLTKSMDSMRPVIVNDGWEHTISDIITLHDYVENGDEFIERYADKERLLSNGIAFNKDKHAMVQGYEYNGQPIIISEYGGIAFNSEEGWGYGNHVKDDEEFLRRYESITQAIKDTKYISGFCYTQITDVQQEINGLLTEDRKSKINPEKIRDINLK; this is translated from the coding sequence ATGACTAAAAAAATAATGCCAAGAAATGAATATCCAAGACCGCATTTCGAAAGGAAAGACTGGTTAAATTTAAATGGTGAGTGGAATTTTTCATTTGACGAAGAAAATATTGGAGAGCGTGAGCAGTGGTACAATGTAACTAACTTCGAACAAAAGATTATCGTCCCTTTTACGTATGAAACAGAGGCAAGTGGAATAGAGAAAGAGGAGTTTTGTCCGAATATATGGTATCAAAAGTTTGTTATAGTGCCTAAAGAGTATGAAAGTAAAAAAGTTGTGTTACATTTCCAAGCGGCCGACTATATTACAAAGCTATGGGTAAATGGCAAGTTTGTTGGTGAGCATAAAGGTGGTCAAATAGCTTTTTCTTTTGATATTACTAATTATCTTACTGAAAATAACGAACTTAATATAATCATTAAAAATGAGGACAGCTTTAGTTGTTACCAACCAAGGGGAAAACAAAGATGGAAAGATGAGAACTTTGGGTGTTGGTATGTTCAAACTACAGGGATTTGGCAAACTGTTTGGCTAGAGTATTTAAATGAGGAAAATTTGGAGTCAGTAAAAACAACACCAAATATTGATACAGATTCCGTTGAATTTGAATTTAAGTTTTCCGATGATATCAATCTAAATTCAAATCTTATATTAAAAACATCGATATCATTTAATAATCATCCTATTAAGGAATTTAGTCTGGGCATTGATTGTACTAGGCATACATTAGATTTGAACATCGCAAGTGAGGTTTTCCATTGGAAAGTAATGCAGTGGAGTCCAAAAGAACCAAATCTATATGATGTCGAATTTACTTTATATAAAGAAAATCATATAGTTGATCAAGTTCACTCATATTTCGGAATGAGAAAAATATCGATTGAAAATGGTAATGTTCTTTTGAATAATGTTCCATTATATCAACGATTGCTTCTGGATCAGGGATATTGGAAAGAGAGTCATTTAACGCCACCTTCGGAAGAAGCTATCATTGAGGACATCGATAAAACATTAGAAATGGGTTTTAACGGTGTTAGAAAACACATGAAGGTTGAAGATCAACGCTTCTTATACTGGGCAGATAAAAAGGGTCTATTAGTTTGGTCGGAAATGGCTGCAACGTATGACTTTTCTGATGAAGCTGTGCAGAATTTTACAGAAGAATGGATGGAGGTTGTGAAGCAGCAATATAATCACCCTTCGATCATTACATGGACACCCTTTAATGAATCATGGGGAATAAGGAATGTTTATACAGATGTCAAACAACAAAAGTTTACTGAGGCAATCTATTATCTAACAAAATCGATGGACAGCATGAGACCCGTTATTGTTAATGATGGATGGGAGCATACGATTTCAGATATTATTACATTACATGATTATGTTGAAAATGGTGACGAATTTATCGAGCGTTATGCAGATAAAGAAAGACTACTCAGTAATGGAATAGCCTTCAATAAAGATAAACATGCAATGGTACAGGGATATGAATATAATGGACAACCAATTATTATAAGTGAATATGGTGGGATTGCATTTAATAGTGAAGAAGGATGGGGTTATGGTAATCACGTGAAAGATGATGAAGAATTCTTACGCCGCTATGAATCTATAACGCAGGCTATAAAGGACACAAAATATATTAGTGGATTTTGCTATACTCAAATCACAGATGTTCAACAAGAAATAAATGGGCTATTAACAGAGGATAGAAAATCAAAAATAAATCCTGAGAAGATTAGGGATATTAATTTAAAATAA
- a CDS encoding glycoside hydrolase family 43 protein: MTIIRNPILPGFNPDPSICRVGEDYYIAVSTFEWFPGVGIYHSKDLNNWRLVSRPLNRLSQLNMMGNPNSGGVWAPPLSHSDGKFWLIYTDVKVTEGQWKDCHNYLVTSETIDGEWSERTYLNSSGFDPSLYHDEDGRKYLANMYWDHRIDHHNFYGIVLQEYNVEEQKLVGESKIIFKGTDIKLVEAPHIYKINDYYYLLTAEGGTKYDHAATIARSKNLWGPYEVHPENPLITSWPYPRNPLQKSGHASIVHTHTDEWFLVHLTGRPLPRENQPLLDDRGYCPLGRETAIQRMEWKNDWPYVVGGNGPSLEIEGPDIEEVKWKNDYDEKDDFDIDELNNHFQSLRIPLGEDIVSLKDNPGHLRLYGKESLTSKFTQAFIARRWQHFNFTAETKVNFTPNSFQQSAGLVNYYNTENWTALQISWHEEKGRILELSTYDNFIFAQPLQGKEIVIPDTIEYVHLRVDVKTNFYEYSYSFDGVNWTVIPVKFASHKLSDDYIKGGGFFTGAFVGMQCQDTSGQNRHADFDYFIYKERI; the protein is encoded by the coding sequence ATGACAATCATTCGAAATCCAATTTTACCTGGATTCAATCCAGATCCAAGCATTTGCCGCGTAGGAGAAGATTATTATATTGCCGTTTCTACCTTTGAGTGGTTCCCTGGTGTGGGTATATATCATTCCAAGGATTTAAATAATTGGAGATTAGTTTCAAGGCCCCTTAATCGATTAAGCCAATTAAATATGATGGGAAATCCTAATTCAGGGGGTGTATGGGCCCCCCCACTCTCACATAGTGACGGTAAGTTTTGGCTAATCTATACGGATGTGAAGGTAACAGAAGGACAATGGAAAGATTGCCACAATTACCTTGTAACCAGTGAAACTATTGATGGAGAATGGTCTGAGCGTACTTACTTAAACAGCTCCGGCTTCGATCCATCATTGTATCATGACGAAGACGGTAGAAAGTATCTAGCGAACATGTACTGGGATCATCGTATCGATCATCATAATTTTTATGGTATAGTTCTTCAAGAATATAACGTCGAGGAACAAAAACTAGTTGGAGAATCTAAAATAATTTTTAAAGGGACAGATATCAAATTAGTTGAAGCCCCTCATATATATAAAATCAATGATTATTACTACTTATTAACAGCAGAGGGTGGTACAAAATACGATCATGCTGCCACGATCGCACGATCAAAAAATCTTTGGGGACCATATGAAGTGCATCCCGAGAATCCATTGATTACATCATGGCCATATCCTAGAAATCCACTTCAAAAGTCTGGACATGCTTCAATTGTTCATACACATACAGATGAATGGTTTTTAGTACACTTAACAGGCAGGCCCTTACCAAGAGAAAACCAACCATTGTTGGATGATCGAGGCTATTGCCCACTTGGACGGGAAACTGCCATTCAAAGAATGGAGTGGAAAAATGATTGGCCATATGTGGTTGGGGGTAACGGACCGTCCCTTGAAATTGAAGGACCTGATATCGAAGAAGTAAAATGGAAGAATGATTATGATGAGAAAGATGACTTTGATATTGATGAATTAAATAATCATTTTCAATCACTGCGTATCCCATTAGGCGAAGATATTGTTTCACTAAAAGACAATCCTGGCCACCTGCGACTATACGGAAAAGAATCCTTGACTTCAAAGTTCACTCAGGCTTTTATAGCTAGACGTTGGCAACATTTTAACTTTACTGCAGAAACGAAAGTGAACTTCACTCCAAACTCTTTCCAGCAATCTGCAGGACTAGTCAACTATTATAATACAGAAAACTGGACAGCACTTCAGATTTCCTGGCACGAAGAGAAAGGTAGAATCCTTGAACTCAGCACTTACGATAACTTTATATTTGCTCAACCGCTTCAAGGTAAAGAAATCGTCATTCCAGATACTATAGAATATGTTCACCTCAGAGTTGATGTAAAAACCAATTTTTACGAGTATTCTTATTCCTTTGACGGAGTGAATTGGACTGTTATACCTGTCAAATTTGCGTCACATAAGCTTTCTGATGACTATATCAAAGGTGGAGGCTTCTTTACTGGTGCATTTGTCGGTATGCAGTGTCAAGATACATCAGGTCAGAATCGACATGCTGATTTCGATTATTTTATTTATAAAGAAAGGATATAA
- a CDS encoding carbohydrate ABC transporter permease: MKKKLWAQDLKAIPFLLPFFIAYLVFTIFPIFKGLEMSLYDWTLIRKLEFVGLDNYQKMLGDPHFWKTLWNTTLFVILTTPAMLILSLVLALLANMKSKFTTFLRGSYFIPSILSVSVISFLAIFMLQPYNGLINTVLHTIGIEAEPFWMADKALAWLTIVIVTLWWSVGFNMILFLAGLQDIPESLYEASEIDGATGWEKFRYITLPQLRPIGKIILLLQILASYKVFAQILLITGGGPGGGTRPIIQYIYEVGFRQNNLGYAAAMSYALFFILLILSVIQLRNQKEER; the protein is encoded by the coding sequence ATGAAGAAAAAGCTATGGGCACAAGATTTGAAGGCAATTCCCTTTTTATTGCCCTTTTTTATTGCATACTTAGTATTTACTATTTTTCCGATATTCAAAGGTTTGGAAATGAGTCTTTATGACTGGACCTTAATTAGGAAACTAGAGTTCGTCGGACTTGATAACTATCAAAAAATGCTAGGAGATCCTCACTTTTGGAAAACACTGTGGAATACGACACTATTTGTTATATTAACAACACCAGCAATGCTCATACTTTCCTTAGTTCTTGCCCTATTAGCAAATATGAAATCAAAATTCACTACATTTCTTAGAGGTTCATACTTTATTCCAAGCATTTTATCAGTTTCGGTTATTTCGTTTCTCGCTATTTTCATGCTTCAACCATATAACGGATTAATCAATACAGTTCTACATACTATAGGAATTGAAGCAGAACCATTTTGGATGGCAGATAAAGCACTCGCTTGGCTTACTATTGTAATAGTAACGCTATGGTGGTCAGTCGGGTTTAATATGATTTTATTCCTTGCAGGATTACAGGATATACCGGAATCTCTATATGAAGCAAGTGAAATAGATGGTGCTACAGGATGGGAGAAATTCCGTTATATTACATTGCCACAACTAAGGCCAATAGGGAAAATAATACTATTACTACAAATTCTTGCCTCGTATAAGGTGTTTGCACAAATATTATTAATAACAGGTGGAGGGCCAGGCGGAGGTACAAGGCCAATTATACAATATATTTATGAAGTCGGCTTTAGGCAAAATAATTTAGGCTATGCTGCTGCTATGTCGTATGCTTTGTTCTTTATCTTATTAATACTTTCTGTCATTCAACTTAGGAATCAGAAGGAGGAGAGATGA